In one window of Streptomyces griseus subsp. griseus DNA:
- a CDS encoding acetylxylan esterase, with protein sequence MASPVAFAHDFPFDPAHGYTALDQLLQVPAPPAPADFEAFWRDRYARARAVRTRPVLGPVEEERDGVRVHPVTYTSVGGVRLGGWLALPAEGPVRYGFVVGHGYGGRQDPGRDLPPPLPGAAAILPCVRGMGERGRVDGIPDLADEHVLHGIGSRDSYVIGECVADLWCAASALTEVVPELAVVGAGAVSGGRPGAAGSRPAGDGHPGGPRLGYLGESFGGGLGALALPWDDRFGAAQLTVPTFGNHPLRLTLPCTGSGEAVRAHHREHPGVADVLRYFDAATAAGRLELPTLVAAAPFDPAVPPPGQFAVYNALAGERELQVLSAGHFAYRGMVAEAAELDADRTRFFGGWLTAAG encoded by the coding sequence ATGGCCTCACCCGTCGCCTTCGCCCATGACTTCCCGTTCGACCCCGCCCACGGGTACACCGCCCTCGACCAGCTGCTCCAGGTCCCGGCGCCGCCCGCCCCCGCGGACTTCGAGGCCTTCTGGCGTGACCGGTACGCGCGTGCCCGTGCGGTCAGGACGCGGCCCGTCCTCGGCCCGGTGGAGGAGGAGCGCGACGGCGTACGGGTCCACCCGGTCACCTACACCTCCGTGGGCGGCGTCCGGCTCGGCGGCTGGCTCGCGCTGCCCGCCGAGGGTCCGGTGCGGTACGGATTCGTCGTCGGCCACGGGTACGGCGGCCGCCAGGACCCGGGCCGGGACCTCCCGCCGCCGCTGCCCGGGGCCGCCGCGATCCTGCCGTGCGTGCGGGGCATGGGGGAGCGGGGGCGGGTCGACGGCATCCCGGACCTGGCCGATGAGCATGTGCTGCACGGGATCGGCTCCCGCGACTCGTACGTCATCGGGGAGTGCGTGGCCGACCTCTGGTGCGCCGCCTCGGCCCTCACGGAGGTCGTCCCGGAACTGGCGGTCGTGGGTGCCGGTGCGGTGAGTGGCGGGCGGCCGGGGGCGGCGGGCTCCCGGCCGGCCGGCGACGGGCACCCCGGCGGGCCGCGCCTCGGCTACCTCGGCGAGAGCTTCGGCGGCGGGCTCGGGGCTCTCGCGCTGCCCTGGGACGACCGCTTCGGCGCCGCCCAGCTCACCGTCCCCACCTTCGGCAACCACCCGCTGCGGCTGACCCTGCCCTGTACCGGCAGCGGCGAGGCGGTGCGGGCGCACCACCGCGAGCACCCCGGAGTCGCCGACGTTCTGCGCTACTTCGACGCGGCGACGGCGGCGGGGCGGCTGGAGCTGCCGACGCTGGTCGCGGCGGCGCCGTTCGACCCTGCCGTGCCGCCGCCGGGGCAGTTCGCCGTATACAACGCGCTGGCCGGGGAGCGCGAGCTCCAGGTGCTGAGCGCGGGGCACTTCGCGTACCGGGGGATGGTGGCCGAGGCGGCGGAGCTGGACGCCGATCGGACGCGCTTCTTCGGGGGGTGGCTGACGGCTGCCGGGTGA
- a CDS encoding PP2C family protein-serine/threonine phosphatase, protein MVSDRTGLAAVLAAARDAAPVNSLDVVARDLRTRFGARYVSFLFVDLVGNRLLRVSDMTDGSPKDRTEPVPLAASGIYDKVLRSQKLVQGQQDGRGRRVLAPVTNRGDTIGVLELFLEAVTEDVLAQVEEAAHALAYIIVTDRRFTDLYHWGNRTTPVSLAAEIQRQLLPSAASCEAAEFTLAGALVPASDIAGDTYDYSLDHSALHLSVTDAMGHDVNASLIATLVVNASRGARRSGVELAEQARQMHQALLDHGDHTFATGQLLRIALDGSRAQLVNAGHPRPLRMRDGSVEEITPQVDMPFGFPAQDAYQVQDLDLRPGDRFLLYTDGVQEREAAAVGLPTLLVQTAAEHPREVVRTIVTAVADAHGGRPPRDDATVLCLDWHGPGAARPDA, encoded by the coding sequence GTGGTGAGCGACAGGACAGGGCTGGCCGCGGTGCTGGCGGCCGCAAGGGACGCCGCGCCGGTGAATTCACTCGACGTCGTGGCGCGCGACCTCCGCACCCGGTTCGGTGCGCGATATGTGTCGTTCCTCTTCGTGGACCTGGTGGGCAATCGCCTGCTGCGGGTCAGCGACATGACCGACGGCTCCCCCAAGGACCGGACCGAGCCCGTTCCCCTGGCCGCCAGCGGCATCTACGACAAGGTGCTGCGCTCCCAGAAGCTGGTGCAGGGGCAGCAGGACGGGAGGGGCCGGCGGGTCCTCGCTCCGGTGACCAACCGCGGCGACACCATCGGCGTACTGGAGCTGTTCCTCGAAGCCGTCACCGAGGACGTGCTCGCACAGGTCGAGGAGGCCGCGCACGCGCTGGCGTACATCATCGTCACCGACCGCCGCTTCACCGACCTCTACCACTGGGGCAACCGCACCACTCCGGTCAGCCTGGCCGCGGAGATCCAACGCCAGCTCCTTCCCTCCGCCGCCTCCTGCGAAGCGGCGGAGTTCACCCTCGCCGGGGCGCTGGTCCCGGCCTCCGACATCGCCGGGGACACCTACGACTACAGCCTCGACCACAGCGCCCTGCATCTCTCCGTCACCGACGCCATGGGCCACGACGTCAACGCCTCGCTCATCGCCACCCTCGTCGTGAACGCCTCGCGCGGCGCCCGCCGGTCCGGGGTGGAGCTCGCCGAGCAGGCCCGCCAGATGCATCAGGCCCTCCTCGACCACGGCGACCACACGTTCGCCACCGGTCAGTTGCTCCGCATCGCCCTGGACGGGAGCCGCGCGCAGCTCGTGAACGCCGGCCATCCCAGGCCGCTCCGGATGCGCGACGGCTCGGTCGAGGAGATCACCCCGCAGGTCGACATGCCCTTCGGCTTCCCGGCGCAGGACGCCTACCAGGTGCAGGATCTCGACCTGCGCCCCGGCGACCGCTTCCTCCTGTACACCGACGGCGTGCAGGAACGTGAAGCGGCGGCGGTGGGCCTGCCCACGCTGCTGGTCCAGACCGCGGCCGAGCACCCGCGGGAGGTCGTCCGCACCATCGTCACCGCGGTCGCGGACGCGCACGGCGGCCGCCCGCCCCGGGACGACGCCACCGTCCTCTGCCTGGACTGGCACGGCCCCGGGGCAGCCCGACCTGACGCCTGA
- a CDS encoding LacI family DNA-binding transcriptional regulator translates to MSAPTVYDVAERSGVSIATVSRVYRNPDSVRAQTRERVLAAARELGYVPSGSARGLASRTTGVLGLCFPDYADPDAESAAALNDADDDQAVMLYSDQIIRGMERAARRHGYALLIAASLDGGPESLVAKVAGRVDGFAVLARTVPTEDLEVISRRLPVVMLAGPREIDHLDHIVVANADGQRALTRHLIEDHGLRRLAFVGGEDDSPDAVARFHGFRQACQEAGLPVPSRPELSTGTLTQAEGARAADALLDRSEGTGVERPEAMLFVNDQMAMGALQALERRGVRVPEDIAVTGFDGIPLSRIVRPPLTTVRQPIRQLGEQAVELLVQRLADPGRAPVSLELPVSVTRRASCGCG, encoded by the coding sequence GTGAGCGCCCCCACGGTGTACGACGTCGCCGAGCGGTCGGGCGTCTCCATTGCCACGGTCTCGCGGGTCTACCGGAACCCCGACTCCGTACGCGCCCAGACCCGCGAACGGGTGCTGGCGGCGGCCCGCGAGCTCGGTTACGTACCCAGCGGCAGCGCCCGGGGCCTGGCCAGCCGCACCACGGGCGTGCTCGGCCTCTGCTTCCCGGACTACGCCGACCCGGACGCCGAGAGCGCCGCCGCGCTCAACGACGCCGACGACGACCAGGCCGTCATGCTCTACTCCGACCAGATCATCCGGGGCATGGAGCGGGCGGCGAGGCGTCACGGTTACGCCCTCCTCATCGCCGCCTCGCTGGACGGCGGGCCGGAGAGCCTGGTCGCCAAGGTGGCGGGGAGGGTCGACGGGTTCGCCGTGCTGGCCCGGACCGTGCCGACCGAGGACCTGGAGGTCATATCGCGCCGGCTGCCCGTGGTGATGCTCGCCGGGCCCCGCGAGATCGACCACCTGGACCACATCGTCGTCGCCAACGCGGACGGCCAGCGCGCCCTGACCCGCCACCTCATCGAGGACCACGGGCTGCGCCGCCTGGCGTTCGTCGGGGGCGAGGACGACTCACCGGACGCCGTCGCCCGCTTCCACGGCTTCCGGCAGGCGTGCCAGGAGGCCGGGCTCCCGGTCCCCTCCCGCCCCGAACTGAGCACCGGCACCCTGACGCAGGCCGAGGGCGCACGGGCGGCCGATGCCCTGCTGGACCGCTCGGAGGGTACGGGGGTCGAACGGCCGGAGGCGATGCTCTTCGTCAACGACCAGATGGCGATGGGGGCCCTCCAGGCGCTGGAGCGGCGCGGCGTACGGGTCCCCGAGGACATCGCGGTGACCGGCTTCGACGGCATCCCGCTGAGCCGGATCGTCCGCCCGCCCCTGACCACGGTCCGCCAGCCGATCCGCCAACTCGGCGAGCAGGCAGTGGAGTTGCTGGTCCAACGCCTGGCCGACCCGGGCCGCGCCCCGGTCTCGCTGGAGCTGCCGGTCTCGGTGACACGGAGGGCGAGCTGCGGCTGCGGGTGA
- a CDS encoding ABC transporter family substrate-binding protein, which produces MSHVGVPRGTVRKRRSLALLTVGVLTIPALAGCSSDTGETSRGAPQDIAPAARDRVADGSTVNWAVDAMPATLNAFQADADSATTKITGALLPTLFPMDATGQPKLNPDYLESAKIIEREPKQVVLYKLNQQAVWSDGREIGAPDFVAQWRALSGKDSAFWTARNAGYERIEKIERGADDLQVRVTFAKPYADWRSLFSPLYPKEITGKPDTFNDGARTALKNTAGPFQLQSVSKAKGTVTLVRSPRWWGEKAKLDSLVFRAVAPKDRAKALADGTVHIADVDAATANRIALARRDGNNGQPLTHGPGADLTPAAALRSWALANGSDEEQAEIAQAAREKNRKAVAAYGAEQKALRGYAVRKSLEPAYTQLALNGESGPLADDRVRRAVARALDRQELAENVLKPLGLPAKPLGSHLALAGQPGYKDGSGALGDQNTKEAQALLADAGWTRGGAAEKPKDTKAGSEAEKKDEEDEESTEKDGKKEGAEKSEAEGKKAEEKADKDAGKDDKEEKADKAASGSAESASSRAEGLYIVGQDNKPGAGPVQGPDASYVLAPAGSAAAQSIALLRQAGAVSGDTDAAAKAAEAAKVTAQDKQPGGAAGAYAPMGTPAPAPASVNGPLGKDGKTLTLRFVLPSGPGSQSLRGVGDRIAAMLEKIGIGTEITKVPDESYFKDHIASGDYDLALYSWPATAYPATDGRPIYAKPEPATDGSLLVEQNYTRVGTDHIDQLFDRAVAELDEKASRELMKQADARIWAAAGSIPLFQRPQLVAVDKKLANAGAFGFAAPRYQDIGFTDRQAAGSPADRKK; this is translated from the coding sequence ATGTCCCACGTCGGCGTCCCGCGCGGGACGGTACGAAAGCGCCGCTCGCTCGCGCTCCTCACGGTGGGGGTGCTCACGATCCCCGCGCTGGCGGGCTGCAGCTCCGACACCGGGGAGACCTCCCGGGGGGCCCCGCAGGACATCGCCCCCGCCGCCCGCGACCGGGTCGCCGACGGATCGACGGTGAACTGGGCCGTCGACGCGATGCCCGCCACCCTCAACGCCTTCCAGGCGGACGCCGACAGCGCCACCACCAAGATCACCGGGGCCCTGCTGCCGACGCTCTTCCCGATGGACGCGACCGGGCAGCCCAAGCTCAACCCGGACTACCTGGAGTCCGCGAAGATCATCGAGCGCGAGCCCAAGCAGGTCGTGCTCTACAAGCTCAACCAGCAGGCGGTCTGGAGCGACGGCCGCGAGATCGGCGCCCCCGACTTCGTCGCCCAGTGGCGGGCGCTCAGCGGCAAGGACTCGGCCTTCTGGACGGCCCGCAACGCCGGCTACGAGCGGATCGAGAAGATCGAACGCGGCGCCGACGACCTCCAGGTCCGGGTCACCTTCGCCAAGCCGTACGCCGACTGGCGCTCGCTCTTCTCGCCGCTCTACCCGAAGGAGATCACCGGCAAGCCGGACACCTTCAACGACGGCGCGCGCACCGCACTGAAGAACACCGCCGGCCCCTTCCAGCTCCAGAGCGTGAGCAAGGCCAAGGGCACCGTCACCCTCGTCCGCAGCCCCCGCTGGTGGGGCGAGAAGGCCAAGCTGGACAGCCTCGTCTTCCGGGCGGTCGCCCCCAAGGACCGCGCCAAGGCCCTCGCCGACGGCACCGTGCACATCGCCGACGTCGACGCCGCCACCGCCAACCGCATCGCCCTCGCCCGGCGCGACGGCAACAACGGCCAGCCGCTCACCCACGGCCCCGGCGCCGACCTCACCCCGGCCGCCGCCCTGCGCTCCTGGGCCCTGGCCAACGGCTCCGACGAGGAGCAGGCGGAGATCGCCCAGGCCGCCCGGGAGAAGAACCGCAAGGCCGTCGCCGCGTACGGGGCCGAGCAGAAGGCCCTGCGCGGATACGCCGTACGCAAGTCCCTGGAGCCCGCCTACACCCAGCTCGCGCTGAACGGCGAGTCCGGCCCGCTCGCGGACGACCGGGTCCGCCGGGCGGTGGCCCGCGCCCTCGACCGCCAGGAGCTCGCCGAGAACGTACTGAAGCCGCTCGGGCTCCCGGCGAAGCCGCTCGGCAGCCACCTGGCCCTGGCCGGACAGCCCGGCTACAAGGACGGCAGCGGGGCGCTCGGCGACCAGAACACCAAGGAGGCCCAGGCGCTGCTGGCCGACGCGGGGTGGACCCGGGGCGGTGCGGCTGAGAAGCCGAAGGACACCAAGGCGGGCAGCGAGGCGGAGAAGAAGGACGAGGAGGACGAGGAGAGCACCGAGAAGGACGGGAAGAAGGAGGGCGCGGAGAAGAGCGAGGCCGAGGGGAAGAAGGCCGAGGAGAAGGCCGACAAGGACGCCGGGAAGGACGACAAGGAAGAGAAGGCCGACAAGGCCGCCTCCGGCTCCGCTGAGAGCGCCTCCTCCCGCGCCGAGGGCCTCTACATCGTCGGCCAGGACAACAAGCCGGGTGCCGGACCCGTCCAGGGCCCCGACGCCTCCTACGTCCTCGCCCCCGCCGGGAGCGCCGCCGCCCAGAGCATCGCCCTGCTCCGCCAGGCGGGCGCCGTCAGCGGGGACACCGACGCCGCCGCCAAGGCCGCCGAAGCCGCCAAGGTCACCGCCCAGGACAAGCAGCCCGGCGGCGCGGCCGGTGCGTACGCCCCCATGGGCACCCCCGCCCCCGCCCCCGCCTCGGTCAACGGGCCGCTCGGCAAGGACGGCAAGACGCTGACCCTGCGCTTCGTGCTCCCCTCCGGACCCGGCTCGCAGTCGCTGCGCGGGGTCGGCGATCGGATCGCGGCGATGCTGGAGAAGATCGGGATCGGTACGGAGATCACCAAGGTCCCCGACGAGAGCTACTTCAAGGACCACATCGCCTCCGGCGACTACGACCTGGCGCTCTACTCCTGGCCCGCCACCGCCTACCCGGCCACCGACGGACGCCCGATCTACGCCAAGCCGGAGCCGGCCACCGACGGGTCGCTCCTGGTGGAGCAGAACTACACCCGGGTCGGCACCGACCACATCGACCAGCTCTTCGACCGGGCGGTCGCCGAACTCGACGAGAAGGCCTCACGGGAGCTGATGAAGCAGGCGGACGCCCGGATCTGGGCCGCCGCCGGATCGATTCCGCTCTTCCAGCGCCCGCAACTCGTCGCCGTGGACAAGAAGCTCGCGAACGCCGGCGCCTTCGGCTTCGCGGCCCCCCGTTACCAGGACATCGGGTTCACGGACCGGCAAGCGGCAGGTTCCCCCGCAGACCGCAAGAAGTAG
- the typA gene encoding translational GTPase TypA — MPTRHDIRNVAIVAHVDHGKTTLVDAMLKQAGAFAAHAAEHLDDRMMDSNDLEREKGITILAKNTAVKYHPKDGGDPITINIIDTPGHADFGGEVERGLSMVDAVVLLVDASEGPLPQTRFVLRKALAAKMPVILCINKTDRPDSRIAEVVDETYDLFLDLDADEDQIEFPIVYACARDGVASLTKPEDGTVPQDSDSLEPFFSTILSHVPAPEFDEDAPLQAHVTNLDADNFLGRIALCRVEQGELRKGQTVTWIKRDGTMSNVRITELMMTEALTRKPAEVAGPGDICAVAGFPDIMIGETLADPENPVALPLITVDEPAISMTIGTNTSPLVGKGGKGHKVTARQVKDRLDRELIGNVSLRVLDTERPDAWEVQGRGELALAILVEQMRREGFELTVGKPEVVTKQIDGKTHEPIERMTIDSPEEHLGAITQLMATRKGRMETMTNHGSGWVRMEWIVPSRGLIGFRTEFLTQTRGTGIAHSIFEGHEPWFGELRTRHNGSLVADRSGSVTPFAMVNLQERGVIFTEAGTEVYEGMIVGENSRADDMDVNITKEKKLTNMRAASADTTENVVPARKLSLEQSLEFCREDECIEVTPETVRIRKVVLDAKERGRAASRAKR; from the coding sequence ATGCCCACGCGCCACGACATCCGTAACGTAGCCATCGTCGCCCACGTCGACCACGGCAAGACCACGCTGGTCGACGCCATGCTCAAGCAGGCCGGAGCGTTCGCCGCCCACGCCGCCGAGCACCTCGACGATCGCATGATGGACTCGAACGACCTGGAGCGTGAGAAGGGCATCACGATCCTCGCCAAGAACACGGCGGTGAAGTACCACCCCAAGGACGGCGGGGACCCGATCACGATCAACATCATCGACACCCCCGGCCACGCCGACTTCGGCGGCGAGGTCGAGCGCGGTCTGTCGATGGTGGACGCGGTCGTGCTGCTCGTCGACGCCTCCGAGGGTCCGCTGCCCCAGACCCGCTTCGTGCTGCGCAAGGCGCTGGCCGCGAAGATGCCGGTCATCCTCTGCATCAACAAGACCGACCGCCCCGACTCCCGGATCGCCGAGGTCGTCGACGAGACGTACGACCTGTTCCTGGACCTGGACGCGGACGAGGACCAGATCGAGTTCCCGATCGTCTACGCCTGCGCCCGTGACGGCGTCGCCTCGCTGACCAAGCCCGAGGACGGCACCGTCCCGCAGGACAGCGACAGCCTGGAGCCGTTCTTCTCCACGATCCTCTCGCACGTCCCGGCCCCCGAGTTCGACGAGGACGCGCCGCTCCAGGCCCACGTCACCAACCTGGACGCCGACAACTTCCTCGGCCGTATCGCGCTCTGCCGTGTGGAGCAGGGCGAGCTGCGCAAGGGCCAGACCGTCACCTGGATCAAGCGTGACGGCACCATGTCCAACGTCCGCATCACCGAGCTGATGATGACCGAGGCGCTCACCCGCAAGCCGGCCGAGGTGGCGGGCCCGGGTGACATCTGTGCGGTCGCCGGCTTCCCGGACATCATGATCGGCGAGACCCTGGCCGACCCCGAGAACCCGGTCGCGCTCCCGCTGATCACGGTCGACGAGCCGGCCATCTCGATGACCATCGGCACCAACACCTCGCCGCTCGTCGGCAAGGGCGGCAAGGGCCACAAGGTCACCGCCCGTCAGGTGAAGGACCGCCTGGACCGCGAGCTGATCGGTAACGTCTCGCTCCGCGTCCTGGACACCGAGCGCCCCGACGCCTGGGAGGTCCAGGGCCGTGGTGAGCTCGCGCTGGCGATCCTCGTGGAGCAGATGCGCCGTGAGGGCTTCGAACTGACCGTCGGCAAGCCCGAGGTCGTCACCAAGCAGATCGACGGCAAGACGCACGAGCCGATCGAGCGCATGACGATCGACTCCCCCGAGGAGCACCTCGGCGCCATCACGCAGCTCATGGCGACCCGCAAGGGCCGCATGGAGACCATGACGAACCACGGTTCGGGCTGGGTCCGCATGGAGTGGATCGTGCCCTCCCGCGGCCTCATCGGCTTCCGTACGGAGTTCCTGACGCAGACCCGCGGTACGGGCATCGCGCACTCCATCTTCGAGGGCCACGAGCCGTGGTTCGGCGAGCTGCGCACCCGTCACAACGGCTCGCTGGTGGCGGACCGTTCGGGTTCGGTCACGCCGTTCGCGATGGTCAACCTCCAGGAGCGCGGTGTCATCTTCACCGAGGCCGGCACCGAGGTCTACGAGGGCATGATCGTCGGCGAGAACTCGCGCGCCGACGACATGGACGTGAACATCACCAAGGAGAAGAAGCTCACCAACATGCGTGCGGCCTCCGCGGACACCACGGAGAACGTGGTCCCGGCCCGCAAGCTCTCCCTGGAGCAGTCCCTGGAGTTCTGCCGCGAGGACGAGTGCATCGAGGTGACCCCGGAGACCGTACGTATCCGCAAGGTCGTCCTGGACGCGAAGGAGCGCGGCCGCGCCGCCTCCCGCGCCAAGCGCTGA
- a CDS encoding peptide ABC transporter substrate-binding protein: MRGSKMVGCAIVVALAATACGGGSGDGDSEGKGKSGGGFSMNVAEPKRLIPQSTTESGGSQVLSGLFTPLVDFDAKNEPVLAAAESIESPDNKVWTIKLKDATWHDGKPVTAKDYVGAWNWGAYGPNAADGNYFFGTIQGYDEMNPVDPDGEEGPKKAAEPKAKELSGLKVIDDKTFEVTLKAPFAGYKSVLGYTVFYPMPEAALSDLKTYEEAPIGQGPFQMDGKWNHDKFVKVKAYKDYKLGDKPKVDSVEFRIFQDQNTAYNDLLANNLDIVDQIPTEVMGTAPSELGDRFKTSQASTFQFVAFPTYDKKYSDPRVRKAISMAIDRDEIIKVVFQDSQSSARSFVSPVVGGYREDTCGEACKFDPAAAKKLLAEAGGIDGNKINIGHNADGGHEQWINATCDQLKKNLGLDCVSQAVPKFAELLTQVENKKFSGMFRMGWIMDYPSMENYLGPLYSTGGSSNYYGYSNKEFDKLLQDGREAKTEEEAIVKWQAAEDILAKDMPVIPLRFGKNVFGHSTNVKNVEMNLFNQVELTKVEKS; the protein is encoded by the coding sequence ATGCGTGGTTCCAAGATGGTCGGGTGCGCGATAGTCGTCGCCCTGGCTGCGACCGCTTGTGGCGGTGGCAGTGGCGATGGCGACAGCGAGGGCAAGGGCAAGAGCGGCGGCGGGTTCAGCATGAACGTCGCCGAGCCGAAGCGCCTCATCCCGCAGTCGACCACGGAGTCCGGTGGCTCGCAGGTCCTGTCGGGCCTGTTCACCCCGCTCGTCGACTTCGACGCGAAGAACGAGCCGGTGCTCGCCGCCGCGGAGTCCATCGAGAGCCCGGACAACAAGGTCTGGACGATCAAGCTTAAGGACGCCACCTGGCACGACGGCAAGCCCGTCACCGCCAAGGACTACGTCGGCGCCTGGAACTGGGGCGCCTACGGCCCCAACGCCGCCGACGGCAACTACTTCTTCGGCACCATCCAGGGCTACGACGAGATGAACCCCGTCGACCCGGACGGCGAGGAAGGCCCGAAGAAGGCCGCCGAGCCGAAGGCCAAGGAGCTCTCCGGCCTCAAGGTCATCGACGACAAGACCTTCGAGGTCACCCTCAAGGCCCCGTTCGCCGGCTACAAGTCCGTTCTGGGCTACACGGTCTTCTACCCGATGCCCGAGGCGGCGCTCTCCGACCTCAAGACGTACGAGGAAGCCCCCATCGGGCAGGGCCCGTTCCAGATGGACGGCAAGTGGAACCACGACAAGTTCGTGAAGGTCAAGGCCTACAAGGACTACAAGCTGGGTGACAAGCCCAAGGTCGACTCGGTCGAGTTCCGGATCTTCCAGGACCAGAACACCGCGTACAACGACCTGCTCGCCAACAACCTCGACATCGTGGACCAGATCCCGACCGAGGTCATGGGCACCGCCCCGAGCGAGCTGGGTGACCGCTTCAAGACGTCGCAGGCCTCGACCTTCCAGTTCGTCGCCTTCCCGACGTACGACAAGAAGTACAGCGACCCGCGCGTCCGCAAGGCCATCTCGATGGCCATCGACCGTGACGAGATCATCAAGGTGGTCTTCCAGGACTCGCAGTCCTCCGCGCGTTCCTTCGTCTCCCCGGTCGTGGGCGGCTACCGCGAGGACACCTGTGGCGAGGCGTGCAAGTTCGACCCCGCCGCCGCCAAGAAGCTGCTCGCCGAGGCCGGTGGCATCGACGGCAACAAGATCAACATCGGTCACAACGCCGACGGTGGCCACGAGCAGTGGATCAACGCCACGTGTGACCAGCTCAAGAAGAACCTGGGCCTCGACTGCGTGAGCCAGGCCGTGCCGAAGTTCGCCGAGCTGCTGACGCAGGTCGAGAACAAGAAGTTCTCCGGCATGTTCCGCATGGGCTGGATCATGGACTACCCGTCCATGGAGAACTACCTCGGCCCGCTGTACAGCACCGGTGGTTCCTCGAACTACTACGGCTACAGCAACAAGGAGTTCGACAAGCTCCTCCAGGACGGCCGTGAGGCCAAGACCGAGGAAGAGGCCATCGTCAAGTGGCAGGCCGCTGAGGACATCCTCGCCAAGGACATGCCGGTCATCCCGCTGCGCTTCGGCAAGAACGTCTTCGGTCACTCGACCAACGTCAAGAACGTCGAGATGAACCTGTTCAACCAGGTTGAACTCACCAAGGTCGAGAAGTCCTGA
- a CDS encoding ABC transporter permease, giving the protein MGRYVARRLLQMLPVIIGTTFLVFALVTAMGGDPVQNLYGERPVPESIRVALTAQYHLDDPLPIRYGYYLAGLVQGDFGTSLSGSRPISEMIADAWPETLRIAGIAFVFETIIGVAAGVMAGMRRGKFLDNLVLLSTLTVIAIPIFVLGQVSQIFLGVKAGIFPVSGTNEGFVSYLLPGLVLGSVSLAYIARLARASVAENLRMDYVRTAKAKGLSPSRITGIHVLRNSLIPVVTYLGADLGTLMGGAIVTERIFNIPGVGYNLFKAIQIEDGPALVGFVTLLVIVYVVMALIVDLLYAVLDPRIRYA; this is encoded by the coding sequence ATGGGCCGCTACGTCGCAAGACGGCTGCTCCAGATGCTCCCGGTCATCATCGGGACCACCTTTCTGGTCTTCGCTCTCGTCACCGCCATGGGTGGTGACCCGGTACAGAACCTGTACGGAGAGCGTCCTGTTCCGGAAAGCATCAGAGTTGCGCTGACCGCGCAGTACCACCTGGACGATCCCCTGCCGATCCGCTACGGCTACTACCTCGCGGGTCTGGTCCAGGGTGACTTCGGGACGAGCCTCAGTGGCTCCCGTCCCATCAGCGAAATGATCGCCGACGCGTGGCCGGAGACCCTCCGCATCGCCGGCATCGCCTTCGTCTTCGAAACGATCATCGGTGTCGCCGCCGGTGTGATGGCGGGCATGCGGCGCGGAAAGTTCCTGGACAACCTTGTCCTGCTCTCCACGCTGACCGTCATCGCCATCCCGATCTTCGTCCTCGGGCAGGTCAGCCAGATCTTCCTGGGCGTCAAGGCCGGCATCTTCCCCGTCTCGGGGACCAACGAAGGTTTCGTCAGCTACCTTCTGCCCGGCCTCGTGCTCGGTTCCGTCTCGCTCGCCTACATCGCACGCCTCGCCAGAGCCTCCGTAGCGGAGAACCTGCGCATGGACTACGTGCGTACGGCCAAGGCGAAGGGCCTTTCCCCGTCCCGGATCACCGGGATCCACGTCCTGAGGAACTCGCTGATCCCCGTGGTCACCTACCTCGGCGCGGACCTCGGAACGCTCATGGGCGGGGCCATCGTCACCGAGCGGATCTTCAACATCCCCGGTGTCGGTTACAACCTCTTCAAGGCGATCCAGATCGAGGACGGACCGGCGCTGGTCGGTTTCGTGACCCTCCTCGTCATCGTCTACGTGGTGATGGCGCTCATCGTGGATCTCCTCTATGCCGTGCTTGACCCGAGGATTCGCTATGCCTGA